In Runella sp. SP2, the genomic window ATAGCCAATGACTAATTTTTTGGTGCCGATGGTATCAATCAAAATTTGTTGAATAAACTCATCGGAGGTTAGTTCGCTGAATTCGCGGGTAAAAGGAACGACTACGAGGTGCTGAACGCCATTTTGACGAAGCAATTCAATCTTTTCGTCAATTGTGGAAAGCAGCCGAAGATTTTGGCTGTCGTTAGAAACCACCATGCGGGGATGGGGCCAAAAGGTAATCACCACCGTTTCGCCACCCGAGGCTTGGGCAGCTTCACGAAGGCGACTCAGGATTTTTTGGTGCCCCAAATGAACACCGTCAAACGTCCCGCTGGTCACAACGGCGTTACTCAACGGACGAAAATCTGCTATATCGTGGTAAACTTGCATTAACTACGTCTTAACTGAACTGTTATGATGAAAGACCTAATTCGGCTCTTTTTCGAGCAACGTATCCTTCAATCTCTTCTGCATCTTTTAACCAAAATTTGCCGATTCGGGTTCGGCATAATTCGCTCATGTAGGCTCCCGATTCGACCAATATCCCCACATCCCGCACCAAACTTCGTATGTAAGTGCCTTTAGAGCAGACAATTCGGAAGTATATCTCAGGAAAATGAGAGTCATCTATTTCAAAAAGAGACACTGTAACCGTACGGGGTTTTATTTCCACGGCTTCGCCTCGGCGTGCTTTTTTGTAGAGGCGTTCGCCCCCTATTTTTACGGCCGAATAAATGGGGGGAAACTGCTCAATGGTGCCCGTAAGTTGCTGAACCGCTTTCATTAAGGCTTCGTGCGTAATATGTTCAGTGGGGTATTCAGCATCAAAGGCCGTTTCAAGATCAATCGAAGGGGTGGTTTTTCCAAGCACCATTTTTCCCGTGTACTCTTTTTCCGCGCCTTGGTACGAGTCGATTTCCTTGGTTTTTTTGCCCGTGCAAAGAATCAACAAACCTGTGGCGAGCGGGTCGAGGGTACCTGCATGGCCAATTTTTTTGACCTGACACGATTTTTTGATTTTGTTGACGGCATCGAATGATGTCCACGTCAGGGGCTTATTTAATAAGATTACCTCTCCTTCTTCGGGAGAGGTGGGCGTAATGTCTGTCATGTACGAAATAAAAGGCGCAAAGAGAAACCCGTGTTTAAACTATTTGTAAGTTATATCCTGCCAAAAGCAACGCAAGGATAATGCCGCCTACAATAATGCGGTACCAACCAAACAAACGGAAGCCATATTTGGTCAGAAAATCAATAAAGAATTTGATGGCCAACATAGCAACAATAAACGCCACTACGTTTCCGATGGCCAAAAGTTTAATTTGTTCTTCATTGAGGACGAAGCCCAATTTATAATAATCGTACGCCTTTTTGGCGGTTGCTGCAAACATGGTTGGAACTGCCAAGAAAAACGAAAACTCAGCGGCGGCTTTGCGAGAGAGTCGTTGCGACATCCCACCTACAATGGTTGCTCCCGAACGAGATACGCCAGGAACCATGGCAATACATTGGAAAAATCCAATTTTTAATGCGGTCAGGTAGTCAACTTCGTCGGTATCAACAATATAAGCTTTGGTAAACCATTTGTCAACAAACAAAAGAATGATACCGCCGACGAGTAACGAAATGGCTACCCCAAGCGGGCTTTCGAGCAGGGCGTCGATGGTATCGCTGAATAAAACACCAAAAATGGCGCTTGGAATAAAGGCAATGAATAGTTTGATGTAGAAGTCAATGCTTTTAAAAAAACGTTTGAAATACAAAACTACAACCGACAAAATAGCACCTAACTGAATAGCCACTGTGAAAAACTTTACGAAAGGATCCGAAGCAATCCCCATAAAAGAGGAGCCTAAAATCATGTGGCCAGTGGATGAAATAGGTAAATATTCGGTGATGCCCTCGATGATGGCTAAAATAAGTGCGTGAAGAAGGTTCATTTACTAAATTGTAATTGAGACGATATAAAAGCCGATTAGGGCTTACGTAAAATGGCAAAAAACTCGACAATAAAACCAGAGACGACGACAAGCGGGCCTACGGTAAGTCCAAGTGTTCCAAAACCGAATTCGGCAGAGTCCATACTCATTAGGACAAAACCACCGAGTACAAGGACGATGCCCACAATCATGAGCGTGAGGTTATTTTTTCCAAAAGGTAATGCGTTCTTTTTCATGTTATTTTATTTAAAATCAAATGTGGTAGTTTAGTATAAATCATCCAAAGCCATGCGCAAATAACGGGCCAATGCTTGAAATGTGCTTGCTGTGCCAATCAAAGCGCCCAAAATGATAACCCCAGCGAGCAAAAAGCTAAGTTTGTCATATTCTTGAAGAAGGTGCAGTCCTTCGATTTGGTGAAGGGCAAGTTGTTGAAGTGCTACGATTAAACCTGCGGCAATTAGCCCACTGATCAGCCCTTGAACGGCCCCATTTTTCAAAAACGGACGCTGAATAAAGCCGTTTGTGGCACCTACCAATTGCATACTACGTATCAAAAATCGCTGCGAATAGAGTGCCAAGCGAATGGTATTATTCATCAGCAAGATGATGATAACGAGCATAATAATGGCAAATGTGGCCAGAATTAAATAAATTTTGGTGAGGTTTTTGTTGATTTGATCTGCCAAATTTTCTTGGTAAACGACCTCAAAAACGCCATCATTTTTTTCAAGTTCGGCCTTGATTTGTTTGAGCTTGGTATCTTCAAAATAATCTTCTTGCAAACGTACGCGGTAGCTATCGTGCAGCGGATTATCGCCTAATAACGTAGAAAAGTCTTCTTTGGTGTCGGCGATAAATTCCTTGGCAGCCTCATCTTTGGAGAAAAAAGTAACTTGTGGTTTGCCATCTATCGAAAGGACAAACGGACGAGCAACGATGCTTTTATATACCTTGGTCACTTGATTTGAATCCAAATCTTTGTCGAGCATTACCCTCACTTCGATATTTTGTTTGATAATGGAAATGAGCTTTTTAGACTGCATTACCAATAACCCGCAAAAACCAATCAAAAACAACGCCGCCGTCAAACTGGCGATGATCATTGCGTTTGGATAGCTACCGACTTTTTTCTTTTTTAAAGGCATACTTAATGACAGTACGGTTTGTGTTTATTGAACGGAACGTCGCAAAAATAGCTATTTATTTCGATAACGAACCAAGGAAGAAAGCGAGTGAGGCTTTTTTAAAGAATTTTAACCAAATTTTGGTTTAATTTGGCAAAACCATTTTAAACCTAGATGTTACCTTCACTTCAATTCAACTTACCACCCGACGTTCACTTCATCAACTGCGCCACTCGTGGGCCTTTTTCTAAAGCGGTAGAACAAGCAGGCATCAACGCTATTTCAACTTTTACGCCATCCATCCATCAAATTCGCCCCGATGATTTTTTTGAAGGAGTATGGGGAGTTAGAGCACTTTTTTCTCAATTGGTCAATGCCCAAGACCGCGAACGGATTGCCATCATTCCGTCGGTTTCGTATGGTATGGGAATCGTCGCCAGAAATTTACATCGAAAAAAAGGGCTGCGGGCTGGTCAACACATTTTACTTGTGGGAGACGAATTTCCGAGCGATGTCTATCCTTGGCAACGCGTCTGCGAGGAGTTGGGATTGGTCATCAAAACAATTCCAATGCCCGATGCTGAGAAGGTAGGGCAAGTTTGGAACGAACAAATTTTGGCAACTATTTCTGAACAAACGGCCTTGGTCATTGTACCACACGTGCATTGGCAGTACGGAATAAAGTTTGATTTGGTTTCTATTTCCCAAAAAGCAAAATCGTTTGGGGCACTTTTGGCGATTGATGCCACGCAGTCGTTGGGTGCGTTGGCTTTTGATGTGCAAGCCGTCAAACCAGATGCCCTGATTGCGGTAGCTTACAAGTGGTTGATGGGGCCTTATTCGATGGGATTGGCGTATTTTGGTGAATTTTTTGATGATGGTGTGCCTCTGGAAGAAACGTGGATGGCCCGACAGCAGAGCAATTTATTCAATCAACTGACAGATTACCAAGACCAATATCGTCCCAAGGCGTTTCGGTACAATGTGGGAGAACATTCACACTTCATCCAGATGCCGATGCTAGAAGTGGCCCTTCGAGAAAAATTGGAATGGACAACTGAGCGCATTCAAGCGCATTGCCAATCACTTTGGAAAGGGGCATCGCCTGCGTTGGAGGAATTGGGGGTATTGTTTGAACCCGAAGCCGAGCGAGCGCACCATTTAATGGGACTGCGATTACCTGCGGGAATAGACGTAATGAAAGTGCAACAGGCATTGGCTGCCCGAAAAGTGATTGTTGCTGCCCGTGGACAAGGTATTCGGGTGTCGCCTCATTTGTATAATACGGAGGAGGATATGGCGGCGTTGGTATCGGCGCTTCGCAGTGCTTTGAGATAGTATCGCACCTTCCCGAAAGTTTCCAACTTTCGGGAAGGTGAAAGATAACTAGATAATATTTGCCGTTTGCTCTTTGATCTTTTCTAATTCATCTTTCATCTGAACCACTACGTGCTGAATGGAAGAATCGTTGGCTTTGGAACCAATTGTATTGACTTCACGACCAATTTCTTGGGCAATGAAGTTTAATTTTTTGCCGTTGCTTTCGCGGCTTTCCATGGTTTCGATAAAGTAGGAAAGGTGGTTTTTGAGGCGAACTTTCTCTTCCGAAATGTCGAATTTTTCAATAAAATAGACCAATTCCTGCTCAAAACGGTTTTCGTCAAATGCTTCGTCTTGAATCAAATCACGGACATTTTTACGTAACCTTTCCCGAACCGAAGGAATGCGCGTTTTATCAAGCTCTTCTACTTCTAAAAGTAAATCAGCGATTTTTTGAATGGAAGTACGAAACACTTTTGCCAAGGCACGCCCTTCTTGTTGGCGAAATTCGTTACATTTTTTTAGTGCTTCGAGCGCTGCTTGTTGAATTTGGATACTTTCGGCGGCTTGCTGGTCTTCGGTTGGGGCGTCAGCCAAATAGACATTGGGCATTTGAAGCGCCATCCGCAATACTTCAGTAGGCGTGGGGGCAAAGCCAAGTTCTTCGGCTGTTTGGTGCAAATCTTTAAAATAAGCTTTTACCAATGCTCTGTTAACAACCGTCCCTGCGCTGTTGTCGCCAATGGGAGTAACTGTCATGGTAAACTCCACTTTACCGCGTTCCAACGACTGCGTTATGAGGTTGCGGATTTCGATTTCACGCTCCGAATAATTTCTTGGAATGCGACAAAATATATCCAAAAACTTAGAGTTCAATGATTTGACTTCGGCAGTGACCGAAAGCGTATCAGATTCGATGGTGGCTTTCCCAAAGCCCGTCATTGATTTGAGCATCTTACAGTTATTTAAAAATTTGGCAATGTGCTAATTGAAAAACAGCGCACTATTTCTCCTCCTGCGAAGTCATTTTCTCCACAACGGGGTTTTTCTTCAACGCATTTTTTTCTAGTTCGGCCTGTTCCTTGCGTTGACGGACGACATCAATCGCCGTAAAAATTGCCTGTCGCATGGATGTTTCGTCGGCTATGTTTTTGCCCGCAATATCGTAAGCCGTACCGTGGTCGGGCGAGGTACGAACGATGGGCAAACCTGCCGTAAAATTGACCCCATCGTTGAAAGCAATCGTTTTGAAAGGCGTCAATCCTTGGTCGTGATACATGGCCAACACGGCATCATACTTGCGATACGACTGAGCCGCAAAAAAGCCATCGGCAGGATAGGGGCCGTAAACCAACTGTCCTTTGGCGCGCATTTCTTTGATGAGGGGTTCGATAATTTCGTTTTCTTCGCTTCCGAGTAAGCCGCCCTCACCAGCGTGGGGATTGAGCCCAAGCACTGCAATGCGTGGTTTGCGGATGCCAAAATCGACCCGCAACGACTTTAACATGGCCTGCAATCGCGCCATGATTTTTTCTTTGGTAATATTCTCGGCGATTTTGCCAAGGGGAATGTGACCAGTAACAACGCCCACCCGCAAAATATCACTCACCATAAACATCAACGGCTCTTTTACACCAAAAGCTTCGGCAAGGTACTCAGTGTGTCCAGGAAAGTTAAATTCGTCGTTTTGGATATTGTTTTTGTTGATAGGTGCCGTAACAATTGCGTCAAGGTGGCCTTCTTTCAGGTCTTCAACGGCGCGTTTTAGCGACTCGTAGGCTCCTTTTCCCGCTTCGGGAGTGACTTTTCCTGGCTGAATATCCTCTTGTGGGTCTTGCCAACACGTAATTACGTTGGTCATTTTGGGGTTAATCACGTCGATTTTTTGCGCCCCAAACAGGTTCCAGTCCTTCATTTCTAACTGGTTACGATAACGATTCAAGATGCGCATCGAACCATATACGACAGGCGTACAAATACGATTAAGTTGGTTGCCATGTAATACTTTAAGAATGACTTCGGGGCCAATACCATTGTAGTCTCCTAACGTAATTCCAATGACAGGTTTATCAGAAAGTAATTCACTCATGATTCAAAATAATAAATGAGATTTGTGCAATGTGCCGCAATTTACGAATAAAGCGCACTATTTTTGTAACCAGACTCACGCTGACATTTTGATATGACGATTTTAATTGCCGACGACATTCATCCTTCCCTCTTCGATATGCTTACTACGCTTGGCGTATCTTATTGTTATGAACCAACTTTCAAACGTGCCGACATTCTCGAAAACCTTGCCAAATATGAAGGTTTAGTCATTAGAAGTAAAACATATATCGACGAAGAAATTTTAGAAAAAGCACCAAAATTGCGTTTTATCGCAAGGGCAGGGGCGGGGCTTGACTTGATTGATTTGGACGCCGCTGCACGGCGAAATATTCAGGTATTTGCCGCTAACGAAGGCAATCGCGATGCCGTGGCCGAACACGCATTGGGCATGTTATTAGGGTTGTTTGCTAATATTGCCAAAGCTGACCGTGAAGTTCGTCAGGGCGTATGGGACCGAGAAGGAAACCGTGGGATTGAACTGATGGGAAAGACCGTAGGCTTGATTGGTTTTGGTTTCAATGGCAGTGCTACTGCCCAGCGATTAAGCGGCTTTGGCTGCCGTGTGCTGGCCTACGATAAGTATTTGACCAACTACGGAAATGCCCATGCGGAAGAAGCAACCCTCAACGAGATTATGAACCAATCCGACGTAATTAGCTTTCACGTACCGCTGACGGAAGAAACCCGACATTGGATAAACGATGTGTTTGTGGCAGAAGTAGCTCGCCCATTTTTTTTGATGAATGTGGCACGGGGCGAAATCGTTGACACCGAAGCTGTTGTAAGAGGTTTGGAAAGTGGAAAAATTCGCGGGGCTTGTTTGGACGTACTAGAAAATGAAAAATTAAAAACGCTTACGCCAGCGCAACAGGCAGCTTTTGATTATTTACGGGCTTCCAATCGCGTCATTCTTACGCCACACGTGGCGGGTTGGACAAAAGAAAGTTACGTAAAAATTAATGAAGCATTGATGAAGCAAATTCGGAGTCTGGTTCAATCTTGATTAACAAAGCCGAATTAAATGAGGCTAACAATTAATTTGCCTGTTTAGCGTGACCAAAGTACGAGGCCAAGGGCGATAAGTGCGGGTAAACCTTGCACAAACCATATTTTTTTGCTGGCACTGAAGGCTCCGTAAGCACCTGCTACAATAACGCACGACAGGAAAAAAATGGCGATTTTGCTGCTCCATTCAGGTTCCGAAACGGTTAGACTCCATAAGAGTCCTGCGGCTAAAAAGCCATTGTAAAGCCCCTGATTGGCCGCTAGTGTTTTGGTTGGTTTAAACAGCTCGTCAGGTAACGACCCTTTGAAGGTCTTCTTGCCGAGGGTTTCCCACGCAAACATTTCAAGATACAAGATGTAAAGGTGCTCTACTGCAACGAGGACGATGGCGATTGTGGCAAGAATTTGCATGAACGTATTGTTTTTGCTTCCCACAAATCTAACCACATTTAGTTGTAAAGTTGCTGCGTGTGTTCAATTTGTTTAATTATTAACTCC contains:
- the truB gene encoding tRNA pseudouridine(55) synthase TruB, whose protein sequence is MTDITPTSPEEGEVILLNKPLTWTSFDAVNKIKKSCQVKKIGHAGTLDPLATGLLILCTGKKTKEIDSYQGAEKEYTGKMVLGKTTPSIDLETAFDAEYPTEHITHEALMKAVQQLTGTIEQFPPIYSAVKIGGERLYKKARRGEAVEIKPRTVTVSLFEIDDSHFPEIYFRIVCSKGTYIRSLVRDVGILVESGAYMSELCRTRIGKFWLKDAEEIEGYVARKRAELGLSS
- a CDS encoding undecaprenyl-diphosphate phosphatase — its product is MNLLHALILAIIEGITEYLPISSTGHMILGSSFMGIASDPFVKFFTVAIQLGAILSVVVLYFKRFFKSIDFYIKLFIAFIPSAIFGVLFSDTIDALLESPLGVAISLLVGGIILLFVDKWFTKAYIVDTDEVDYLTALKIGFFQCIAMVPGVSRSGATIVGGMSQRLSRKAAAEFSFFLAVPTMFAATAKKAYDYYKLGFVLNEEQIKLLAIGNVVAFIVAMLAIKFFIDFLTKYGFRLFGWYRIIVGGIILALLLAGYNLQIV
- a CDS encoding DUF3098 domain-containing protein, whose protein sequence is MKKNALPFGKNNLTLMIVGIVLVLGGFVLMSMDSAEFGFGTLGLTVGPLVVVSGFIVEFFAILRKP
- a CDS encoding ABC transporter permease: MPLKKKKVGSYPNAMIIASLTAALFLIGFCGLLVMQSKKLISIIKQNIEVRVMLDKDLDSNQVTKVYKSIVARPFVLSIDGKPQVTFFSKDEAAKEFIADTKEDFSTLLGDNPLHDSYRVRLQEDYFEDTKLKQIKAELEKNDGVFEVVYQENLADQINKNLTKIYLILATFAIIMLVIIILLMNNTIRLALYSQRFLIRSMQLVGATNGFIQRPFLKNGAVQGLISGLIAAGLIVALQQLALHQIEGLHLLQEYDKLSFLLAGVIILGALIGTASTFQALARYLRMALDDLY
- a CDS encoding aminotransferase class V-fold PLP-dependent enzyme; protein product: MLPSLQFNLPPDVHFINCATRGPFSKAVEQAGINAISTFTPSIHQIRPDDFFEGVWGVRALFSQLVNAQDRERIAIIPSVSYGMGIVARNLHRKKGLRAGQHILLVGDEFPSDVYPWQRVCEELGLVIKTIPMPDAEKVGQVWNEQILATISEQTALVIVPHVHWQYGIKFDLVSISQKAKSFGALLAIDATQSLGALAFDVQAVKPDALIAVAYKWLMGPYSMGLAYFGEFFDDGVPLEETWMARQQSNLFNQLTDYQDQYRPKAFRYNVGEHSHFIQMPMLEVALREKLEWTTERIQAHCQSLWKGASPALEELGVLFEPEAERAHHLMGLRLPAGIDVMKVQQALAARKVIVAARGQGIRVSPHLYNTEEDMAALVSALRSALR
- a CDS encoding YicC/YloC family endoribonuclease → MLKSMTGFGKATIESDTLSVTAEVKSLNSKFLDIFCRIPRNYSEREIEIRNLITQSLERGKVEFTMTVTPIGDNSAGTVVNRALVKAYFKDLHQTAEELGFAPTPTEVLRMALQMPNVYLADAPTEDQQAAESIQIQQAALEALKKCNEFRQQEGRALAKVFRTSIQKIADLLLEVEELDKTRIPSVRERLRKNVRDLIQDEAFDENRFEQELVYFIEKFDISEEKVRLKNHLSYFIETMESRESNGKKLNFIAQEIGREVNTIGSKANDSSIQHVVVQMKDELEKIKEQTANII
- the pdxA gene encoding 4-hydroxythreonine-4-phosphate dehydrogenase PdxA → MSELLSDKPVIGITLGDYNGIGPEVILKVLHGNQLNRICTPVVYGSMRILNRYRNQLEMKDWNLFGAQKIDVINPKMTNVITCWQDPQEDIQPGKVTPEAGKGAYESLKRAVEDLKEGHLDAIVTAPINKNNIQNDEFNFPGHTEYLAEAFGVKEPLMFMVSDILRVGVVTGHIPLGKIAENITKEKIMARLQAMLKSLRVDFGIRKPRIAVLGLNPHAGEGGLLGSEENEIIEPLIKEMRAKGQLVYGPYPADGFFAAQSYRKYDAVLAMYHDQGLTPFKTIAFNDGVNFTAGLPIVRTSPDHGTAYDIAGKNIADETSMRQAIFTAIDVVRQRKEQAELEKNALKKNPVVEKMTSQEEK
- a CDS encoding 2-hydroxyacid dehydrogenase produces the protein MTILIADDIHPSLFDMLTTLGVSYCYEPTFKRADILENLAKYEGLVIRSKTYIDEEILEKAPKLRFIARAGAGLDLIDLDAAARRNIQVFAANEGNRDAVAEHALGMLLGLFANIAKADREVRQGVWDREGNRGIELMGKTVGLIGFGFNGSATAQRLSGFGCRVLAYDKYLTNYGNAHAEEATLNEIMNQSDVISFHVPLTEETRHWINDVFVAEVARPFFLMNVARGEIVDTEAVVRGLESGKIRGACLDVLENEKLKTLTPAQQAAFDYLRASNRVILTPHVAGWTKESYVKINEALMKQIRSLVQS
- a CDS encoding DUF1304 domain-containing protein, producing MQILATIAIVLVAVEHLYILYLEMFAWETLGKKTFKGSLPDELFKPTKTLAANQGLYNGFLAAGLLWSLTVSEPEWSSKIAIFFLSCVIVAGAYGAFSASKKIWFVQGLPALIALGLVLWSR